A region of Vibrio tubiashii ATCC 19109 DNA encodes the following proteins:
- the aroG gene encoding 3-deoxy-7-phosphoheptulonate synthase AroG — translation MFQTDDVRINKSKELLPPVAVLEKFPATESASSTTFRSREAISNILKGEDDRLLVIIGPCSIHDPEAAIEYGKRLKVLRDELGDRLEVVMRVYFEKPRTTVGWKGLINDPYLNDTFKINDGLRMGRKLLLDLTDMGMPTASEFLDMITPQYVADLISWGAIGARTTESQVHRELASGISCPVGFKNGTDGNIKIASDAIRSASASHHFLSVTKYGHSAIIETAGNPDCHIILRGGKEPNYSADHVGSIKQELEASGLPQKVMIDFSHANSSKQYQRQMVVAEDVAGQLAGGEQAIFGVMIESHLVEGRQDLVDGQAPTYGQSITDACIGWDDTEKVLRQLADAVEARRNNK, via the coding sequence ATGTTTCAAACAGATGATGTACGAATTAACAAATCCAAAGAGTTATTACCACCAGTTGCAGTTTTAGAGAAGTTTCCTGCAACAGAATCTGCTTCTTCGACTACGTTTCGTTCTCGTGAAGCCATTTCAAATATTTTAAAAGGTGAAGATGATCGTCTACTTGTGATCATCGGCCCTTGTTCTATCCATGACCCAGAAGCGGCAATCGAATACGGCAAGCGTCTTAAGGTACTGCGTGATGAGTTGGGTGATCGCCTAGAAGTTGTTATGCGTGTTTACTTTGAAAAACCACGTACAACGGTGGGTTGGAAAGGTCTTATTAATGACCCATACCTAAACGATACATTTAAGATCAACGACGGTCTGCGCATGGGTCGTAAACTGCTACTAGATCTAACAGACATGGGTATGCCAACGGCAAGTGAATTCCTAGATATGATCACCCCACAGTATGTGGCTGATTTGATTAGCTGGGGTGCAATTGGTGCGCGTACGACCGAATCTCAGGTTCACCGTGAGCTTGCTTCAGGTATTTCTTGCCCAGTTGGCTTTAAGAATGGTACCGACGGCAACATTAAGATTGCGTCCGATGCAATCCGTAGCGCAAGTGCTTCGCACCATTTCTTGTCTGTAACTAAATATGGCCACTCTGCAATCATTGAGACTGCGGGTAACCCAGACTGTCATATCATTCTTCGTGGTGGTAAAGAGCCAAACTACAGCGCTGACCATGTTGGTTCTATCAAGCAAGAGCTAGAAGCATCAGGTCTACCGCAAAAAGTAATGATCGATTTCAGTCACGCAAACAGTTCTAAGCAATACCAACGTCAGATGGTTGTTGCTGAAGATGTTGCTGGTCAGCTTGCTGGTGGCGAACAGGCTATCTTCGGTGTAATGATTGAATCTCACCTAGTGGAAGGCCGTCAAGATCTGGTTGATGGTCAAGCTCCAACTTACGGTCAGTCAATCACTGATGCGTGTATTGGTTGGGATGATACTGAAAAAGTCCTTCGCCAACTTGCCGATGCTGTAGAGGCGCGTCGAAACAACAAGTAA
- a CDS encoding transporter substrate-binding domain-containing protein: MKNIGSKLISRNGFKAAITALLGLAISLPALASETPNLDKINERGTLRVGMSTFVPWAMRDKQGELIGFEIDVAKRLAKDSGWQVEFVPTAWDGIIPALLAKKFDVIIGGMSITPERSKSVLFSAPYSHSGVQVAANKELAEGFSEFSDFNSRRVKIAARRGAFTVQVARETFPKAKILQFDDDAQAFQEVLNGNAHAVIASSPKPEHEAVKNSHKLFIPFTERLSKGNEAFAVRLGEADKEAFFNNWIQARTQDGWLEQRYEYWFSTLDWQDQIASGQ; encoded by the coding sequence ATGAAAAACATAGGAAGCAAACTCATTTCAAGGAATGGATTCAAGGCTGCAATTACGGCTCTGCTAGGTTTAGCGATTAGTCTGCCAGCGCTGGCTTCAGAAACGCCCAACTTAGACAAAATTAATGAGCGCGGAACGTTACGTGTTGGTATGTCCACCTTCGTTCCTTGGGCAATGCGGGATAAGCAAGGCGAGCTAATTGGTTTTGAAATTGATGTAGCAAAACGCTTGGCGAAAGACTCTGGTTGGCAAGTTGAGTTTGTTCCTACGGCTTGGGATGGCATTATTCCAGCTCTACTAGCGAAGAAATTTGATGTCATCATTGGCGGTATGAGTATAACTCCCGAACGTTCAAAGAGTGTGTTGTTCTCTGCTCCCTACTCTCATTCTGGTGTTCAAGTGGCGGCGAATAAAGAGCTCGCGGAAGGATTCTCTGAATTTAGTGACTTCAACTCTCGTCGAGTAAAAATTGCAGCCCGTCGCGGAGCTTTTACCGTGCAAGTTGCTCGTGAAACCTTCCCTAAAGCTAAGATTCTTCAATTTGATGATGATGCGCAAGCTTTCCAAGAAGTACTGAATGGCAATGCTCATGCCGTCATCGCGTCGAGCCCAAAACCAGAGCATGAAGCGGTTAAAAATAGCCACAAACTCTTTATTCCATTCACGGAGCGTTTGTCTAAAGGCAACGAAGCGTTTGCTGTTCGTTTAGGCGAGGCCGACAAAGAGGCTTTCTTTAACAATTGGATTCAAGCTCGTACTCAAGACGGATGGCTGGAACAACGTTATGAGTACTGGTTCTCAACGCTAGACTGGCAAGACCAGATCGCATCTGGTCAATAA
- a CDS encoding amino acid ABC transporter permease: protein MTKSNTLTSIAPPVVKRSTNKLDVLLLLMLAGLSYWLYDRSSVGINYTWRWQEAFSLLFTPRADGSLPYFFQGLISTLRLSVWGMVLALSLGTALGVARHSKITLFSVPANMFVQLIRNIPPLVFVFIFYFFISNQLIPLLGLDSLLREHSGEVNWLQSTLFGPANLWENLLSGVLCVGLLSAAYVAEVVRSGLSGIPKGQWEAADSLGIGGWTKYRYVIAPQVLAAITPALAGQAISLVKDTSIVSLISIQEMTFVGTEIANSSGLIFEIWLIVGLCYLLICLSLSLLFKRLEQRSLKHLQR from the coding sequence GTGACTAAAAGCAACACACTAACTTCAATCGCCCCACCAGTCGTTAAGCGCTCGACTAACAAGCTCGATGTCCTTCTTTTACTGATGTTGGCGGGGTTAAGCTACTGGCTATACGACCGTTCTTCTGTCGGTATTAACTACACTTGGCGTTGGCAAGAAGCTTTCTCTTTGCTGTTTACGCCAAGAGCAGATGGCTCTCTGCCCTACTTTTTTCAGGGTTTGATCTCTACTTTGCGCCTGAGTGTTTGGGGGATGGTTCTAGCGTTGAGTTTAGGAACGGCATTGGGTGTCGCTCGCCACTCTAAAATCACTCTCTTTTCTGTACCGGCAAACATGTTCGTTCAACTTATACGAAATATCCCGCCTCTGGTATTTGTCTTTATTTTTTACTTTTTCATCTCTAACCAACTAATTCCACTTCTGGGTTTAGATAGTTTGCTAAGAGAGCACTCGGGAGAAGTAAACTGGCTACAGTCCACCTTATTTGGCCCTGCCAACCTTTGGGAAAACCTACTATCGGGCGTGTTATGTGTTGGTCTACTATCAGCGGCGTACGTTGCTGAGGTGGTTCGCTCGGGCTTATCGGGCATCCCTAAAGGGCAATGGGAAGCGGCAGATTCGTTAGGTATCGGCGGATGGACTAAATACCGCTATGTGATAGCACCACAAGTTCTCGCGGCGATAACACCCGCATTAGCAGGGCAAGCGATTTCCTTGGTCAAAGACACATCCATCGTGTCGCTGATTTCAATCCAAGAGATGACGTTTGTTGGCACTGAGATCGCCAACTCTTCAGGTTTGATTTTTGAAATCTGGTTGATAGTTGGACTTTGCTATCTTCTCATTTGCTTATCGCTATCACTGTTATTCAAACGACTAGAACAGCGAAGTTTGAAACACCTTCAGCGATAA
- a CDS encoding VanZ family protein: MYLSTQLFSKRLIVLFGLMALGGGASMAKSFDFHGDSIRALEVLLGGAWVLHATVATTLGFIAAWSTPISYYHYHRLVLSPWVLGLLAMVSLDEFLQMFNPLREFSFLDLSINLVCVAIGAMLYVSYLKLKFPLYQSE; this comes from the coding sequence ATGTACCTATCTACGCAGCTTTTTAGTAAAAGATTGATTGTTCTTTTTGGCCTAATGGCGCTTGGCGGTGGGGCCTCGATGGCAAAGTCGTTTGACTTTCATGGCGATTCAATAAGAGCGCTTGAAGTGCTACTGGGTGGTGCATGGGTGCTTCACGCAACGGTAGCCACCACACTCGGGTTTATCGCCGCGTGGTCAACACCAATCTCTTACTACCATTATCATCGTTTGGTGTTGTCGCCATGGGTATTAGGTTTGTTGGCTATGGTCAGTTTGGACGAGTTTCTGCAAATGTTTAATCCTCTACGCGAGTTTTCATTCCTCGACCTGAGTATCAATCTTGTATGCGTAGCAATAGGCGCCATGCTTTATGTGAGTTATTTGAAGCTAAAGTTTCCGTTATACCAATCAGAATAA
- a CDS encoding quaternary amine ABC transporter ATP-binding protein — translation MTKPLIEISGLYKVFGQKPKSVMERVKQGDSKDKVLAETGHTVGLKEINLQINQGEIFVIMGLSGSGKSTLIRHFNRLIDPTEGQILVEGTDVMKLSQKELEEFRRHKMSMVFQRFGLLPHRTVVDNVAYGLEIQGIEKPQRLQKANQWLDTVGLKGYENQYPSQLSGGQQQRVGLARALCTDAEILLMDEAFSALDPLIRSEMQDQLIELQEKLHKTIIFITHDLDEALRLGDRIAILKDGELVQQGTPDEILLHPADDYVEAFVKDVNRARALTVETVMNPPAYRITANTIQEAIAQMKGFKQDYAYHVTEEGYQGVLTKEGLLDAAKDTTTAEEIKQEFYEEVPAVSPDAAIEEVLVDTMSCDYSLPVVDEDGNLQGELERSAVAEIFSDSSEEETSPAPKLDKAS, via the coding sequence ATGACTAAACCACTTATTGAGATCAGTGGCTTATACAAGGTTTTTGGTCAAAAGCCTAAGTCAGTGATGGAGCGCGTCAAACAGGGTGACAGCAAGGATAAAGTCTTAGCTGAAACCGGTCATACCGTTGGTCTGAAGGAGATCAACCTGCAGATCAATCAAGGTGAGATTTTTGTCATCATGGGTCTATCTGGGTCAGGTAAATCAACCTTGATTCGCCACTTCAACCGACTAATCGATCCCACTGAAGGTCAGATTCTGGTTGAAGGTACAGATGTCATGAAGCTAAGCCAAAAAGAACTTGAAGAGTTCCGCCGTCACAAAATGTCGATGGTCTTTCAACGCTTTGGTTTATTGCCCCATAGAACCGTAGTCGACAACGTGGCTTACGGGTTAGAAATTCAGGGAATAGAAAAACCTCAACGGCTACAAAAAGCCAACCAATGGCTCGATACGGTAGGTTTGAAAGGTTACGAAAACCAATATCCTTCACAACTTTCCGGCGGTCAACAACAGCGTGTCGGTTTAGCACGCGCTCTCTGTACCGATGCGGAAATTCTGTTAATGGATGAAGCTTTTTCTGCCCTCGACCCGCTGATCCGCAGCGAGATGCAAGATCAGTTAATCGAACTGCAAGAGAAGCTACACAAAACCATTATCTTCATTACCCACGACTTAGATGAAGCACTTCGTCTTGGTGACCGTATCGCCATTCTTAAAGATGGCGAACTTGTCCAGCAGGGCACACCCGATGAGATTTTGCTTCACCCTGCTGATGACTATGTTGAAGCCTTCGTTAAAGATGTGAACCGAGCACGAGCCCTAACGGTTGAAACCGTCATGAACCCGCCTGCGTACCGAATTACAGCAAACACGATTCAAGAAGCGATTGCTCAAATGAAGGGCTTTAAGCAGGACTATGCTTACCACGTTACCGAAGAAGGCTATCAAGGCGTATTAACCAAAGAAGGCTTGCTTGATGCGGCTAAAGACACAACAACAGCCGAAGAGATTAAACAGGAGTTCTATGAAGAAGTTCCTGCTGTTTCTCCAGATGCCGCGATTGAGGAAGTATTAGTCGACACCATGTCTTGTGATTACTCACTACCCGTTGTCGATGAAGACGGTAACTTACAAGGTGAGTTAGAGCGAAGCGCTGTGGCTGAAATATTCTCCGACAGTTCAGAGGAGGAAACGTCACCAGCCCCAAAGCTGGATAAGGCCTCTTAG
- a CDS encoding amino acid ABC transporter permease, translated as MKKIIQPVASALLQITLLILALAWLLDSGAKSMGYQWQWERVPDYIAFYEDGEWWPAELIEGLLITIKISAISLGFTLLIGLTTALLKLSSSWVGRGIANVYIEAIRNTPLLVQIYLLYFVFGPAIGLDRFATAVLALSLFQGAYTAEIFRGGLNSIAKGQFEAAKSLGLSPFYTYYDVILPQLIQRTLPPLTNEVVSLIKNSSIVSVMAIFDLTTEGRNIVSETAMPFEIWFTVAAIYLALTLTLSGLSAWLEHKLGASWRTQ; from the coding sequence ATGAAGAAAATAATCCAACCCGTTGCGTCTGCCCTGCTCCAAATCACCTTGCTCATCCTAGCCCTTGCTTGGTTGCTTGATTCTGGTGCTAAGAGTATGGGGTACCAGTGGCAGTGGGAGCGCGTACCCGATTACATAGCCTTCTATGAAGATGGCGAATGGTGGCCAGCTGAGCTCATCGAAGGATTGCTCATTACCATCAAAATCTCTGCGATTAGCTTAGGGTTTACGCTGCTCATTGGACTGACAACTGCGCTACTTAAGCTGTCTAGCTCGTGGGTAGGACGAGGCATCGCTAATGTGTACATTGAGGCGATACGCAATACGCCTTTGCTCGTGCAGATATACTTGCTCTACTTTGTCTTTGGCCCTGCTATTGGATTAGACCGATTTGCGACGGCCGTTTTGGCACTTTCACTCTTTCAAGGCGCCTATACCGCAGAGATCTTCCGAGGTGGTTTAAACAGTATTGCCAAAGGGCAATTTGAGGCAGCGAAATCTCTCGGCCTTAGCCCGTTTTACACCTACTACGACGTGATATTGCCTCAGTTGATTCAACGTACACTTCCTCCGTTAACCAATGAGGTGGTGTCTCTGATTAAGAACTCCTCCATTGTCAGTGTTATGGCAATTTTCGATCTCACTACCGAGGGACGCAATATCGTCTCGGAAACCGCTATGCCATTTGAAATCTGGTTTACTGTGGCTGCTATCTACCTCGCCTTGACGCTGACACTGTCAGGGCTTTCTGCTTGGCTAGAACATAAACTCGGCGCTAGTTGGCGCACACAATAA
- a CDS encoding amino acid ABC transporter ATP-binding protein, translating into MNAIEFTNVSKWYGQFQALKKINLSVRKGEILVVCGPSGSGKSTLIRTINGLETLDQGEITVLGQLNSTLAAGKVGMVFQHFNLFPHLTVLENLTLSPIRTLGLTKKEATLRALQFLKRVNIEEQANKYPVQLSGGQQQRVAIARSLCMQPEILLFDEPTSALDPETIQEVLDVMVDLAQDGITMICVTHEMGFAKKVADRVIFMDQGQVLEMSTPEQLFSAPTHPRTQQFLAQILSH; encoded by the coding sequence ATGAACGCCATAGAATTTACAAATGTCAGCAAGTGGTATGGTCAGTTCCAAGCACTCAAAAAAATAAATCTCAGCGTACGAAAAGGCGAAATTTTAGTCGTTTGTGGCCCTTCGGGATCCGGTAAATCAACCCTTATCCGAACCATAAACGGATTAGAAACCCTAGACCAAGGGGAAATAACGGTTTTAGGCCAACTCAACTCAACCCTAGCTGCGGGCAAGGTGGGAATGGTGTTTCAACACTTCAACCTCTTTCCGCACCTCACTGTTCTAGAGAACTTAACACTTTCTCCTATACGTACACTTGGGCTGACTAAAAAAGAGGCGACTCTGCGCGCGCTGCAGTTCTTAAAGCGGGTCAATATTGAAGAACAAGCCAACAAATACCCAGTGCAACTCTCTGGGGGGCAACAGCAACGCGTCGCGATCGCCCGTTCACTGTGTATGCAGCCAGAAATATTGCTCTTTGATGAGCCAACTTCCGCCCTCGATCCAGAAACTATTCAAGAAGTGTTAGATGTCATGGTCGACTTGGCGCAAGATGGCATTACTATGATTTGCGTTACTCATGAAATGGGATTTGCCAAAAAAGTCGCAGACAGAGTGATCTTTATGGACCAAGGGCAAGTACTTGAAATGTCGACACCAGAGCAGCTTTTTTCTGCTCCGACACATCCAAGAACGCAGCAGTTCTTAGCACAAATATTGAGCCACTAA